Proteins encoded together in one Anaerobranca gottschalkii DSM 13577 window:
- the mcrC gene encoding 5-methylcytosine-specific restriction endonuclease system specificity protein McrC encodes MIPIQNIYYMLAYAFKVLNQQGYKDLATEQFNNSAELCSAILSKSISIQLKRGLYRDYIMETDCLSTIRGKIDVSETIKSGSLYKNQMFCRYDNFSTNSYMNRIIKTTIELLLHSDISKTRKKELSKLLVFFADVESLDVNRINWNLQYNRNNQTYRMLISICFLVIKGLLLSNSNGKTKMLDIFDEQRMYRLYEKFIFEYFRKEFPDITVNSSQIHWQLDDGINTMLPVMQTDIMLSKDDKILIIDAKYYNRITLSRYGINTLHSGNLYQIFTYVKNKEYQMKDRPHEVSGMLLYAKTDEDILPDITYKMSGNKISVCTLDLNCDFNKIASQLNAIIEEYFG; translated from the coding sequence ATGATACCAATACAAAATATATACTATATGTTAGCCTATGCTTTTAAAGTGTTAAACCAACAAGGATATAAGGATTTAGCTACAGAACAGTTTAATAATTCAGCAGAGTTATGTTCAGCTATTCTTTCAAAGAGTATCTCTATTCAATTAAAACGGGGGCTTTATCGTGATTATATAATGGAAACAGATTGTTTATCTACAATTCGAGGCAAGATAGATGTTTCTGAAACTATTAAAAGTGGATCTTTGTATAAAAATCAAATGTTTTGTAGATATGATAATTTCTCAACAAACTCTTATATGAATAGAATTATTAAAACTACTATAGAGCTATTGCTACATTCAGATATATCAAAGACTCGTAAAAAGGAGTTAAGTAAGCTTCTTGTATTTTTTGCAGATGTTGAATCTTTGGATGTGAATAGGATTAACTGGAATTTACAATATAATCGTAACAATCAAACATATAGAATGTTAATTTCAATATGTTTTTTAGTTATAAAGGGGTTGCTTTTGAGCAATTCAAATGGAAAAACAAAAATGTTGGACATTTTTGATGAACAGCGTATGTATAGATTATATGAGAAGTTTATATTTGAATATTTTCGTAAAGAATTTCCAGACATCACTGTAAATTCATCACAAATTCATTGGCAACTTGATGATGGTATAAATACAATGCTTCCTGTTATGCAGACCGATATAATGCTTTCAAAAGATGATAAGATACTTATAATCGATGCTAAGTATTATAATCGTATTACTCTGTCCCGATATGGTATTAATACTTTACATTCAGGGAATCTATATCAGATTTTCACATATGTTAAAAATAAGGAATATCAGATGAAAGATAGACCCCATGAAGTTTCAGGAATGCTTTTGTATGCAAAAACAGATGAGGATATATTGCCAGATATTACATACAAAATGAGTGGAAATAAAATTAGTGTATGCACATTGGATTTGAATTGTGACTTCAATAAGATAGCATCACAACTTAATGCAATTATTGAAGAGTATTTTGGGTAG
- the nhaC gene encoding Na+/H+ antiporter NhaC, with product MKKQTTIFHALIPILFLLVILPISILYFGADPQIPLILSTIVAALVAKFLLNYSWGEIEEGILDTIRLAMQAILILMVIGTIVGTWILSGTVPAMIYYGLQILSPGIFLLAAALICAIVSISTGSSWTTAATVGIALMGIGKGLGIPVGMVAGAIVSGAYFGDKLSPLSETTNLSPAMAGSNLFDHIRSMCYTTLPTFGIALILYGLLGMKYSGTNIDTSQIQAITEAIKGNFNISPILLIPPVFIILIVTLKIPALPGLIAGSVLGGIFAAIFQGASFADIIDAAHYGLELETGVELVDNLLSRGGLDGMMWTVSLIFTSLTFGGVLEKVGMLKAFGLGILKLAKSTGSLVLATTLTSIAVNILTADQYLALVVPGRMYKQAYQDKGLPPELLSRTLEAGGTVTSALFPWNTCGAYMMATLGVSPWVYIPFAFLNTLVPVVNIIFAYFGIGFKKSSLN from the coding sequence ATGAAAAAACAAACGACAATTTTCCATGCCCTTATTCCCATCCTCTTTTTATTGGTTATTTTACCAATTTCAATTCTCTATTTTGGTGCTGATCCTCAAATTCCCCTAATTTTATCTACCATAGTAGCTGCTTTAGTTGCTAAATTTTTGCTAAATTACAGCTGGGGAGAAATTGAAGAAGGTATATTAGATACAATTCGTTTAGCTATGCAGGCAATTTTGATTTTAATGGTCATTGGAACCATCGTAGGAACTTGGATTTTAAGTGGGACTGTTCCAGCGATGATTTATTATGGATTACAAATCCTGTCCCCAGGTATTTTCTTATTGGCAGCTGCGTTAATTTGCGCAATTGTTTCCATATCTACCGGTAGTTCTTGGACTACAGCTGCTACCGTTGGAATAGCCTTGATGGGAATTGGTAAAGGTTTAGGTATCCCTGTAGGGATGGTAGCTGGAGCAATTGTATCTGGAGCATATTTTGGAGATAAATTATCTCCCCTTTCAGAAACAACTAACCTCTCTCCTGCCATGGCAGGTAGTAATCTTTTTGACCATATTCGGAGTATGTGTTATACAACTTTACCTACCTTTGGTATAGCGTTAATCCTTTATGGTTTATTAGGAATGAAGTATAGTGGTACAAATATCGATACTAGTCAAATTCAAGCTATAACCGAGGCTATTAAAGGAAATTTTAATATTTCTCCTATATTACTGATACCACCGGTATTCATTATCTTGATAGTAACATTGAAAATCCCTGCCCTTCCTGGGTTAATAGCCGGTTCTGTATTAGGAGGAATATTTGCCGCTATTTTTCAAGGTGCTTCCTTTGCAGATATCATAGATGCTGCCCATTACGGATTAGAACTGGAGACAGGTGTAGAGTTAGTAGATAATCTATTAAGCCGTGGTGGTTTAGATGGTATGATGTGGACTGTTTCGTTAATTTTCACTTCTTTAACCTTTGGTGGAGTTTTAGAAAAAGTAGGCATGCTCAAAGCCTTTGGTTTAGGAATTTTAAAGCTGGCTAAATCAACAGGTTCCTTGGTTCTAGCTACTACCCTAACTTCTATTGCTGTAAATATTCTCACTGCCGACCAATATTTAGCCTTAGTAGTTCCAGGAAGGATGTATAAACAAGCTTATCAAGATAAAGGTTTACCTCCAGAGTTATTATCACGGACTTTAGAAGCAGGGGGAACTGTTACCTCAGCCCTTTTCCCATGGAACACTTGTGGAGCTTATATGATGGCAACTTTAGGAGTATCACCGTGGGTATATATTCCCTTCGCATTCTTAAACACTCTAGTTCCAGTTGTAAATATTATCTTTGCTTATTTTGGTATTGGTTTTAAAAAGAGCAGTTTAAATTAG
- a CDS encoding YfcC family protein: MKKVFQIPHTYVIIVAVVLLAFLGTYLIPAGVYERVEDPKSNRIVVDPDSFRYVEQSPVKIFSFEKPHLFSALYRGMEGASSIIFFIFIVGGAFAMIQGTGAIDAGIGRLALKVKDKGILIIPIMAFIFALGGSTIGMSEEIIVFVPIGISLAKALGYDAVVGTGMIALGAAAGFSAGFANPFTVGVAQAIAEVPLYSGFTFRLLMFIVLVSITCWYIISYALKIKKDPSSSILANLEEKDDYSLNLQELPEFTIKHLLVYSVLIIGFILIIIGVKSYDWYIEELASVFLMMGIFSSILGGISPSKSAANFVEGAKGIAFGALVVGVARAILVVMEQGQIIDTIINNLAMGISSLPSVFAALLMYLVQIVLNFFIPSGSGQAATTMPIMAPLADLVGVSRQTAVIAYQLGDGITNSIIPTSAVLMSYLAIAKIPYEKWFKWVTPWILMNIGAGAVFLIIATLINLA, translated from the coding sequence ATGAAAAAAGTTTTTCAAATACCCCATACTTATGTAATTATTGTAGCAGTAGTCTTATTAGCTTTTTTAGGAACTTATTTAATACCAGCAGGGGTTTATGAAAGGGTAGAAGATCCTAAAAGTAACAGAATTGTAGTAGATCCAGACTCTTTTAGATATGTAGAACAATCACCAGTTAAGATTTTCTCCTTTGAAAAGCCCCATTTATTTTCTGCCCTTTATAGGGGGATGGAAGGGGCAAGTAGTATTATTTTCTTTATTTTCATTGTAGGTGGAGCTTTTGCAATGATTCAAGGTACCGGGGCCATAGATGCAGGAATAGGAAGACTGGCTCTAAAAGTAAAGGATAAAGGAATTTTAATCATCCCTATAATGGCATTTATCTTTGCTTTAGGTGGTTCTACCATAGGTATGTCTGAAGAAATTATAGTTTTTGTTCCTATAGGTATTTCTTTAGCGAAGGCATTAGGTTACGATGCAGTGGTTGGGACTGGGATGATAGCATTAGGGGCAGCGGCAGGTTTTTCTGCAGGGTTTGCCAATCCCTTTACCGTCGGAGTAGCTCAGGCAATAGCTGAGGTGCCTTTATACTCAGGCTTTACCTTTAGATTATTGATGTTTATAGTATTGGTATCTATCACTTGTTGGTATATAATTTCCTATGCTTTAAAAATCAAAAAAGATCCAAGTTCAAGCATATTAGCTAACTTAGAAGAAAAAGATGATTATTCATTAAATTTACAAGAATTACCTGAATTTACTATTAAACATTTATTGGTTTACTCCGTATTGATTATAGGGTTTATACTGATTATTATAGGGGTTAAATCCTATGATTGGTATATTGAAGAATTGGCTTCAGTTTTCTTGATGATGGGTATTTTTAGTAGTATTTTGGGAGGAATATCTCCTAGCAAATCAGCAGCTAATTTTGTAGAAGGGGCAAAGGGTATCGCCTTTGGTGCTTTAGTCGTAGGAGTTGCCAGAGCTATTTTAGTAGTTATGGAACAAGGGCAAATAATTGATACTATCATCAACAATTTAGCTATGGGAATATCTTCATTACCCAGCGTATTTGCAGCTTTGTTAATGTATTTAGTACAGATAGTTTTAAATTTCTTTATTCCATCTGGAAGTGGTCAAGCAGCAACGACAATGCCTATAATGGCTCCTTTAGCAGACTTAGTAGGTGTTAGTAGACAAACTGCTGTTATAGCCTATCAGTTAGGAGATGGAATAACAAATTCCATTATTCCTACTTCTGCGGTGTTGATGAGTTATTTAGCTATTGCTAAAATTCCCTATGAAAAATGGTTTAAATGGGTAACTCCTTGGATTTTAATGAATATCGGAGCAGGGGCAGTGTTCTTAATAATAGCTACGTTAATTAATTTGGCTTAA
- a CDS encoding sigma factor encodes MDEISNKIIEIANCPVKLEKFIVNYENFILKSASKVVKKYITQNDDEWSIALNGFYEAIKKYDQNKGSFFSFAELVIQRKLIDYYRREKKNNLEVKYDQIDNSFYLGIGENKEVERDICWEIEAISEVIKSYGFSFYDLVKISPKTKKTKGYCEEIIKYLLSNPILIEHIHKSKQLPIKVIEKNVKIPLKIIERYRKYIIAVVEIFSGEYQYLREYFPNIKKFLKEGDKF; translated from the coding sequence ATGGATGAAATCAGTAATAAGATAATAGAAATTGCCAATTGTCCTGTTAAACTAGAAAAATTTATAGTTAATTATGAAAACTTTATTTTGAAAAGTGCTTCTAAGGTAGTAAAAAAATACATAACCCAAAATGATGATGAATGGTCTATAGCTTTAAACGGTTTTTATGAAGCTATAAAAAAATATGATCAAAATAAAGGGAGTTTTTTTAGTTTCGCAGAACTTGTAATCCAAAGGAAACTAATTGATTATTATCGGAGAGAAAAGAAAAATAATCTAGAGGTAAAATATGATCAGATAGATAATTCTTTTTATTTAGGTATAGGTGAAAATAAGGAAGTTGAAAGGGATATTTGCTGGGAAATAGAAGCTATTTCAGAGGTAATAAAAAGTTATGGATTTAGTTTTTATGATTTAGTTAAAATTTCTCCCAAAACTAAAAAAACTAAAGGGTATTGTGAAGAAATTATAAAGTATTTGCTATCAAATCCTATTTTGATAGAACATATTCATAAATCAAAACAATTACCGATAAAAGTAATTGAAAAAAATGTAAAGATACCCTTAAAAATTATAGAGAGATATCGTAAATATATAATAGCAGTAGTAGAAATATTTTCCGGAGAATATCAATATTTACGGGAATATTTTCCTAATATCAAAAAATTTTTAAAGGAGGGAGATAAGTTTTGA